A part of Miscanthus floridulus cultivar M001 chromosome 6, ASM1932011v1, whole genome shotgun sequence genomic DNA contains:
- the LOC136456180 gene encoding LOW QUALITY PROTEIN: probable protein phosphatase 2C 38 (The sequence of the model RefSeq protein was modified relative to this genomic sequence to represent the inferred CDS: inserted 1 base in 1 codon) has translation MVTVAAGRRAGAAGAVGGRRRSGCGAGQAAQQNSPLQQKLLAVAVAARFAEAGPPPSAEASGAGASGCCVELLDCLLGALNVSVATVAPAPAQYGWAVREIRPRGGGSAEDRHADAPSGRIAGNGASASAAASLYTMQGRKGVNQDAMVVWENFGSKDDTVFCGVFDGHGPNGHLVAKRVRDLLPVKLSANLGKGEYKEISTSNVKSGTTKGVATEHRVEDTDASTGNEENGEYPEFFTALRASFLKAFYVMDRDLKVHRNIDCAFSGTTAVTVIKQGQNLIIGNLGDSRAVLGTRDEHNHLVALQLTVDLKPSIPSEAARIRQRRGRVFSLPDEPDVARVWLPTFNSPGLAMARSFGDFCLKNYGIISMPDISYHRITDKDEFVVLATDGVWDVLSNAEVVSIINNAPSQASAARFLVESAHRAWRTRYPTSKTDDCAVVCLFLNTEAASASSSSVSKXLVKNGEVSSGKHSLAVKSSTGVPANLVTAKDEWSFLDVSSGCVTLPTLSKPTSVATDSSED, from the exons ATGGTGACCGTTGCGGCGGGAAGGCGGGCCGGGGCCGCCGGCGCCGTTGGTGGCCGCCGGCGCTCGGGCTGCGGCGCGGGGCAGGCAGCACAGCAGAACAGTCCCCTGCAGCAGAAGCTACTGGCGGTCGCCGTCGCCGCGCGCTTCGCTGAGGCCGGGCCGCCGCCGTCCGCGGAGGCCTCCGGTGCCGGCGCCAGCGGCTGCTGCGTCGAGCTCCTCGattgcctcctcggggcactgaaCGTCAGCGTGGCCACTGTGGCCCCGGCGCCCGCGCAGTATGGGTGGGCCGTGCGCGAGATCCGCCCCCGCGGCGGCGGGTCCGCCGAGGACCGCCACGCCGACGCTCCCTCGGGCCGCATCGCGGGCAACGGCGcatccgcctccgccgccgcgtcgCTCTACACCATGCAGGGCAGGAAGGGTGTCAATCAGGACGCCATGGTGGTCTGGGAG AATTTTGGTTCAAAAGATGATACCGTTTTTTGTGGAGTTTTTGATGGCCATGGACCAAACGGCCATTTGGTTGCCAAGAGGGTCAGAGATCTTCTCCCTGTAAAGCTGAGTGCAAATTTAGGAAAGGGTGAATACAAAGAGATTTCTACTAGCAATGTCAAGAGTGGTACTACTAAAGGAGTTGCAACCGAACACAGGGTTGAAGATACTGATGCTTCCACTGGAAATGAAGAGAATGGCGAGTACCCAGAATTTTTCACGGCACTGAGAGCTTCATTCTTGAAGGCGTTTTATGTTATGGACAGGGATCTGAAAGTACATAGAAATATTGATTGTGCATTCAGTGGTACAACAGCAGTCACAGTAATCAAGCAG GGACAAAATCTTATAATTGGCAACTTGGGAGATTCGAGAGCTGTCTTGGGCACAAGAGATGAACATAATCATCTAGTTGCTCTTCAGCTGACAGTGGACCTCAAACCTAGCATCCCAA GTGAAGCAGCACGAATCAGGCAACGAAGGGGCAGAGTATTTTCTCTTCCAGATGAACCAGACGTTGCTCGTGTGTGGCTTCCAACTTTCAACTCGCCAGGGTTGGCCATGGCAAGATCATTTGGAGACTTCTGTCTGAAGAATTATGGAATAATTTCTATGCCTGATATTTCCTACCACCGCATCACAGATAAGGATGAATTCGTTGTGTTGGCGACTGATGGG GTGTGGGATGTGCTTTCCAATGCCGAAGTTGTTAGCATCATCAACAATGCTCCTTCACAGGCCTCAGCAGCTCGATTTCTTGTTGAATCAGCTCACCGGGCATGGAGAACACGGTACCCCACATCAAAAACCGATGACTGTGCTGTTGTCTGCCTCTTCCTGAATACAGAAGCAGCAAGTGCATCCTCCAGTTCTGTATCCA GTTTGGTGAAGAACGGAGAAGTGAGCAGCGGTAAGCACTCATTGGCTGTTAAATCAAGCACCGGGGTTCCTGCAAATCTTGTTACTGCCAAAGATGAGTGGTCTTTTCTTGATGTTTCCTCTGGGTGTGTTACACTGCCAACTTTATCAAAGCCCACTTCAGTTGCGACAGATAGCTCAGAAGATTGA
- the LOC136458416 gene encoding aspartic proteinase 36-like — protein sequence MAPPPPRLAALLLAALLLAASSAPGAVAGSVFQVRRKFPAGVGGDAGANISALRVHDGRRHGRLLAAADLPLGGLGLPTDTGLYFTEIKLGTPPKRYYVQVDTGSDILWVNCISCEKCPRESGLGLDLTFYDPKASSSGSTVSCDQGFCAATYGGKLPGCTANVPCEYSVMYGDGSSTTGLFVTDALQFDQVTGDGQTQPGNASVTFGCGAQQGGDLGSSNQALDGILGFGQANTSMLSQLAAAGKVKKIFAHCLDTIKGGGIFAIGNVVQPKVKTTPLVADMPHYNVNLKSIDVGGTTLQLPAHVFEAGEKKGTIIDSGTTLTYLPELVFKEVMAAVFNKHQDIVFHNVQDFMCFQYPGSVDDGFPTITFHFEDDLALHVYPHEYFFPNGNDIYCVGFQNGALQSKDGKDIVLMGDLVLSNKLVVYDLENQVIGWTDYNCSSTIKIKYDKTGTTYTVNSHDISSGWKFHWHKSLVLLLVTMVCSNLTR from the exons ATGGCCCCGCCTCCGCCTCGGCTTGCCGCCCTCCTCCTAGCCGCGCTGCTGCTGGCGGCCAGCTCCGCCCCCGGTGCTGTGGCTGGCAGCGTCTTCCAGGTGCGCCGCAAGTTTCCCGCCGGAGTTGGAGGGGACGCCGGCGCCAACATCAGCGCCCTTCGTGTCCATGACGGTCGCCGCCACGGCCGCCTTCTCGCAGCTGCCGACCTCCCGCTCGGCGGTCTCGGCCTCCCCACTGACACCGG GCTCTACTTCACGGAGATCAAGCTCGGGACGCCGCCCAAGCGCTACTACGTCCAGGTCGACACTGGCAGCGACATCCTCTGGGTTAACTGCATCTCCTGCGAAAAATGCCCCCGCGAGAGCGGACTCGGG TTAGACTTGACGTTCTATGACCCCAAGGCGTCCTCGAGCGGGAGCACGGTGTCCTGCGATCAGGGATTCTGCGCGGCCACCTATGGGGGAAAGCTGCCGGGGTGCACTGCCAACGTGCCCTGCGAGTACAGCGTCATGTACGGTGATGGTAGCTCAACTACTGGGCTCTTCGTCACGGATGCGCTGCAGTTTGATCAGGTGACTGGGGATGGGCAGACACAGCCGGGCAATGCCAGTGTCACGTTCGG GTGTGGTGCTCAGCAAGGTGGGGATTTGGGAAGCTCAAACCAAGCCCTTGATGGAATTCTTGGTTTTGGTCAGGCAAATACGTCAATGTTATCACAGCTAGCTGCTGCTGGTAAAGTGAAGAAGATATTTGCTCATTGCTTGGATACCATAAAAGGTGGTGGAATTTTTGCTATTGGAAATGTGGTTCAGCCAAAAGTGAAAACAACACCATTGGTAGCTGACAT GCCACACTACAATGTGAACCTTAAGTCAATTGATGTTGGTGGCACTACATTACAGCTCCCAGCTCATGTTTTTGAAGCAGGGGAGAAAAAGGGCACTATAATCGACAGTGGTACTACCTTGACATACCTTCCAGAATTGGTTTTCAAAGAAGTAATGGCCGCG GTATTTAACAAGCATCAAGATATAGTCTTCCATAACGTTCAAGATTTTATGTGTTTCCAATATCCTGGAAG TGTAGATGATGGATTCCCGACCATCACCTTCCATTTTGAGGATGATCTTGCACTGCATGTGTATCCACATGAGTACTTTTTCCCAAATGGG AATGACATATACTGTGTGGGATTCCAAAATGGCGCATTACAATCAAAAGATGGAAAGGACATTGTGCTTATGGGAG ACCTTGTACTTTCAAACAAGTTGGTTGTCTATGACTTGGAAAATCAAGTCATTGGGTGGACTGACTACAACT GTTCGTCGACCATTAAAATTAAGTACGACAAGACAGGCACAACATATACTGTCAATTCACATGACATCTCCTCCGGATGGAAATTCCACTGGCACAAGTCCCTGGTTCTGTTGTTGGTAACGATGGTGTGCAGCAATTTAACACGCTAA